From a region of the Mycolicibacterium sp. MU0050 genome:
- a CDS encoding glutamate--cysteine ligase: MGEQVRDTTYTRAHRQEYRRKVQQCLDVFETMLAQSSFEFDRPLTGMEIECNLVDDGYQPAMTNTDVLASIADPAYQTELGAYNIEFNVPPRPLPGRSALELENEIRTSLNAAEEKATRGGTHIVMIGILPTLMPEHLAEDWMSDSTRYRVLNDSIFTARGEDILIDIDGPERLSMYAETIAPESACTSMQLHLQVSPSGFADNWNAAQVLAGPQLAVGANSPYFFGHQLWAETRIELFAQSTDTRPDELKAQGVRPRVWFGERWITSIFDLFEENVRYFPSLLPEISEEDPLAELAAGRTPALPELRLHNGTVYRWNRPVYDVVNGRPHLRVENRVLPAGPTVIDMMANSAFYYGALRTLSEEDRPIWTKMSFAAAEENFRAAARYGMDARLYWPGLGSVTSDELVLRALLPLAHEGLRRRGVAAEVRDRYLGVIEGRAKTGRTGASWQVATVTALQERGLTRPQALAEMLRLYCERMHSNEPVHTWDGPA; encoded by the coding sequence GTGGGCGAACAAGTCAGGGACACCACCTACACCCGCGCGCACCGGCAGGAGTACCGACGCAAGGTGCAGCAGTGCCTGGACGTTTTCGAAACCATGCTGGCGCAATCGAGTTTCGAGTTCGACCGGCCGCTGACCGGGATGGAGATCGAGTGCAATCTTGTCGACGACGGGTATCAACCCGCGATGACCAACACCGACGTGCTGGCCTCCATCGCCGACCCGGCCTACCAGACCGAATTGGGCGCCTACAACATCGAATTCAACGTCCCGCCGCGGCCGCTGCCCGGCCGCTCGGCCCTGGAACTCGAAAACGAGATCCGGACCAGCCTCAATGCCGCCGAGGAGAAGGCGACCCGCGGCGGCACCCACATCGTGATGATCGGCATCCTGCCCACGCTGATGCCCGAGCACCTCGCCGAGGACTGGATGAGCGACTCGACGCGGTACCGGGTGCTCAACGACTCGATCTTCACCGCCCGCGGCGAGGACATCCTGATCGACATCGACGGACCCGAGCGGCTGTCGATGTACGCCGAGACCATCGCCCCGGAGTCCGCGTGCACCAGCATGCAACTGCACCTGCAGGTTTCGCCGTCGGGGTTCGCCGACAACTGGAACGCCGCGCAGGTGCTCGCCGGTCCGCAGTTGGCCGTCGGCGCCAACTCGCCGTACTTCTTCGGCCACCAACTGTGGGCGGAAACCCGCATCGAACTGTTCGCCCAGTCCACCGACACCCGGCCCGACGAGCTCAAGGCGCAGGGGGTGCGGCCGCGGGTGTGGTTCGGGGAACGCTGGATCACCTCGATCTTCGACCTGTTCGAGGAGAACGTGCGCTACTTCCCGTCGTTGCTGCCGGAGATCTCCGAGGAGGACCCGCTGGCCGAGCTCGCGGCCGGGCGCACCCCCGCCCTGCCGGAACTGCGCCTGCACAACGGCACGGTCTACCGCTGGAACCGGCCGGTGTACGACGTGGTCAACGGCCGGCCCCATCTGCGGGTGGAGAACCGCGTCCTGCCCGCCGGGCCGACCGTCATCGACATGATGGCCAACTCCGCGTTCTACTACGGCGCGCTACGGACCCTCTCCGAGGAGGACCGGCCCATCTGGACGAAGATGAGTTTCGCTGCGGCGGAGGAGAATTTCCGCGCCGCGGCCCGGTACGGGATGGACGCCCGCCTGTACTGGCCCGGGTTGGGGTCGGTGACGTCCGACGAACTGGTTCTTCGTGCGCTGCTCCCGTTGGCCCACGAGGGTCTGCGCCGGCGCGGGGTGGCCGCCGAGGTCCGGGACCGTTACCTCGGGGTCATCGAGGGCCGCGCGAAGACCGGCCGCACCGGCGCCAGTTGGCAGGTGGCGACGGTGACCGCGCTGCAGGAACGGGGCCTGACGCGGCCGCAGGCGCTGGCCGAGATGCTGCGGCTGTATTGCGAGCGGATGCACAGCAACGAGCCCGTGCACACCTGGGACGGCCCCGCGTAG
- the glpK gene encoding glycerol kinase GlpK, translated as MLADFVAAIDQGTTSTRAMIFDHSGREVGRHQLEHEQLLPRAGWVEHNPVEIWERTVSVLATALNNTKLGAGDLAALGITNQRETALVWDRRTGRPLYNAIVWQDTRTDSIAAALDRDGRGDVIRRKAGLPPATYFSAGKLQWILENVDGVRAAAERGDAIFGTPDTWVLWNLTGGPHGGAHLTDVTNASRTMLMDLETLDWDDELLSFFGIPRQMLPRIASSSSPEPYGVTQGAGPLAGAIPVTGILGDQQAAMVGQVCLSAGEAKNTYGTGNFLLLNTGEQIVRSENGLLTTVCFRFADAKPVYALEGSIAVTGSAIQWLRDQLGIISGAAQSEALARQVEDNGGVYFVPAFSGLFAPYWRSDARGAIVGLSRFNTNAHLARAALEAICYQSRDVVDAMAADSGVRLEVLKVDGGITANDLCMQIQADVLGVEVVKPVVAETTALGAAYAAGLAVGFWSDPDELRANWQEDKRWAPEWTDEQRATGYAGWQKAVQRTLDWVDVE; from the coding sequence ATGTTGGCTGACTTTGTTGCGGCGATCGACCAGGGCACCACCAGCACCCGCGCGATGATCTTCGACCATTCGGGACGCGAGGTCGGCCGCCATCAGCTCGAACACGAACAGTTGCTGCCCCGCGCCGGTTGGGTAGAACACAACCCGGTGGAAATCTGGGAGCGCACCGTATCGGTGTTGGCGACCGCGCTCAACAACACCAAGCTCGGCGCCGGCGACCTGGCTGCCCTGGGCATCACCAATCAGCGGGAGACCGCGTTGGTGTGGGACCGGCGCACCGGCCGCCCGCTGTACAACGCGATCGTCTGGCAGGACACCCGCACCGACAGCATCGCGGCCGCGTTGGACCGCGACGGGCGTGGCGACGTGATCCGCCGCAAGGCCGGGCTGCCGCCGGCGACGTACTTCTCCGCGGGCAAGCTGCAGTGGATCCTGGAGAACGTCGACGGTGTCCGGGCCGCCGCCGAGCGGGGCGACGCGATCTTCGGCACCCCGGACACCTGGGTGTTGTGGAACCTGACCGGCGGACCGCACGGCGGGGCGCACCTCACCGACGTCACCAACGCCAGTCGCACCATGCTGATGGATCTGGAGACGTTGGACTGGGACGACGAGCTGTTGTCGTTCTTCGGCATCCCCCGGCAGATGCTGCCGCGCATCGCGTCGTCGTCGTCCCCGGAACCGTACGGGGTGACCCAGGGCGCCGGGCCGCTGGCGGGCGCCATTCCGGTGACCGGCATTCTGGGCGATCAGCAGGCGGCGATGGTCGGTCAGGTGTGCCTGTCCGCGGGGGAGGCCAAGAACACCTACGGCACCGGCAACTTCCTGCTGCTCAACACCGGCGAGCAGATCGTGCGGTCCGAGAACGGATTGCTCACCACGGTCTGCTTCCGCTTCGCCGACGCGAAACCCGTTTACGCGCTGGAGGGTTCGATCGCCGTCACCGGCTCGGCCATCCAGTGGCTGCGGGACCAACTCGGCATCATCTCCGGCGCGGCGCAGAGCGAGGCGTTGGCGCGGCAGGTCGAGGACAACGGCGGCGTGTACTTTGTGCCGGCCTTTTCCGGGTTGTTCGCGCCGTACTGGCGTTCGGATGCCCGGGGCGCGATCGTGGGACTCTCGCGGTTCAACACCAACGCCCATCTGGCGCGCGCCGCGCTGGAGGCGATCTGCTACCAGAGCCGCGACGTGGTGGACGCGATGGCGGCGGACTCGGGGGTACGCCTCGAGGTGCTGAAGGTCGACGGTGGGATCACCGCCAACGATCTGTGCATGCAGATCCAGGCCGACGTGCTCGGTGTCGAGGTAGTGAAACCCGTTGTGGCGGAGACGACTGCGTTGGGAGCGGCCTACGCCGCCGGGCTGGCGGTGGGCTTCTGGTCGGACCCCGACGAGTTGCGGGCCAACTGGCAAGAGGACAAGCGCTGGGCACCGGAATGGACCGACGAACAGCGCGCCACCGGGTACGCGGGCTGGCAGAAGGCCGTGCAACGCACCCTGGACTGGGTCGACGTCGAGTGA